The following coding sequences are from one Ruminococcus flavefaciens AE3010 window:
- a CDS encoding ABC transporter ATP-binding protein, whose protein sequence is MEILRVENLCKVYGSGENEVHALDNVSFKVEKGEFIAIIGPSGSGKSTLLHILGGVDKPTSGKVYMDGKDVYAQNDEQLAIFRRRQVGLIYQFYNLIPVLNVTENITLPVLMDGQQVNDDRLNELIATLKLKGREEHLPNQLSGGQQQRVSIGRALMNAPAVVLADEPTGNLDSKNSQEIVDLLKLSNQKYNQTLIIITHDENIALQADRILAIEDGCIIRDEVIRK, encoded by the coding sequence ATGGAGATACTCAGAGTTGAAAATTTATGCAAGGTCTACGGCAGCGGTGAAAACGAAGTTCACGCACTTGACAATGTAAGCTTTAAGGTTGAAAAGGGCGAATTTATCGCAATAATCGGTCCGTCAGGCTCGGGAAAGTCTACTTTGCTCCATATACTTGGCGGAGTTGATAAGCCCACCTCGGGAAAAGTGTATATGGACGGCAAGGACGTTTATGCTCAGAATGATGAACAGCTTGCCATATTCCGCCGCAGACAGGTGGGACTTATATATCAGTTCTACAATCTTATTCCCGTACTCAATGTTACCGAGAATATTACACTTCCTGTACTCATGGACGGTCAGCAGGTCAATGATGACAGACTCAATGAGCTTATTGCAACACTGAAGCTCAAAGGCAGAGAGGAACATCTTCCCAATCAGCTCTCAGGCGGTCAGCAGCAGAGAGTTTCCATTGGCAGAGCACTTATGAACGCTCCTGCGGTCGTATTAGCAGACGAGCCTACAGGCAATCTTGACAGCAAGAACAGTCAGGAGATAGTCGATCTTCTCAAGCTTTCCAATCAGAAATACAATCAGACGCTTATTATCATTACTCATGATGAGAATATAGCGCTTCAGGCTGATCGTATACTTGCTATAGAGGACGGCTGTATTATCCGTGACGAGGTGATACGCAAATGA
- a CDS encoding sensor histidine kinase gives MRDLLRNTEIKLSFGIYVFLSVLAVGGAFLYDRRLLLPALLLCAVFTFIHMYCIYIRYKRISKMSADIDRILHGDDSIRFENYSEGDIGLLQSEIYKMTVRLREQQSKLTEDKIYLADSLADISHQIRTPLTSINILVSMLSEPDLTYEKREQLIHKLYGLLSRIDWLITALLKMSKLDAGTIKFHSEDISIRDLLEKACMPVRVPMELRGQELIIEAEGDISCDVAWSCEAIGNIVKNCMEHTPDGGKITVCGKRNTLFSEIVITDSGSGISKDDLPHIFERFYKGRTSEDKGGFGIGLALARMIVTGQNGTIKAENASGGGAVFIVRFYESTV, from the coding sequence ATGAGAGATCTGCTTAGAAATACGGAGATAAAGCTCTCATTTGGGATATACGTTTTTTTATCGGTCCTCGCTGTTGGCGGCGCTTTTTTATATGACAGGAGGCTGCTTCTGCCTGCACTTTTACTATGTGCTGTATTCACTTTTATCCACATGTACTGCATATATATCCGCTATAAGCGCATCTCAAAGATGTCGGCGGATATTGACAGGATACTCCACGGTGATGACAGCATAAGGTTTGAGAATTATTCAGAGGGAGATATAGGGCTTCTCCAGAGCGAGATATACAAAATGACAGTTCGGCTTCGTGAGCAGCAGAGCAAGCTTACCGAGGACAAGATCTATCTCGCAGATTCTCTTGCGGATATCTCCCATCAGATAAGGACTCCGCTGACGTCGATCAATATACTTGTTTCAATGCTCTCCGAGCCCGACCTGACGTATGAGAAGCGTGAGCAGCTCATACATAAGCTGTACGGACTTCTTTCGCGCATAGACTGGCTCATAACCGCACTTCTTAAAATGTCTAAGCTTGACGCAGGAACTATAAAATTCCACAGTGAGGATATAAGTATCCGTGATCTTCTTGAAAAAGCCTGTATGCCTGTTCGTGTGCCAATGGAGCTTCGCGGACAGGAGCTCATCATCGAGGCTGAGGGAGATATAAGCTGTGATGTTGCGTGGAGCTGTGAGGCTATCGGAAATATAGTGAAAAACTGCATGGAACATACTCCTGACGGCGGAAAAATAACTGTCTGCGGGAAGAGAAATACACTTTTCTCAGAAATAGTTATTACCGACAGCGGCAGCGGTATTTCCAAGGACGATCTGCCGCATATATTTGAGAGATTCTACAAGGGCAGGACTTCCGAGGACAAAGGCGGCTTCGGCATTGGACTTGCTCTTGCAAGAATGATAGTGACAGGACAGAACGGCACGATTAAGGCAGAAAACGCATCAGGCGGCGGAGCTGTTTTCATTGTCAGATTTTATGAATCTACTGTATAA
- a CDS encoding response regulator transcription factor: MNRILLVEDDKEIIANLTEFLKGEGFSVKNAGGQTKALEMVENESFDLVLLDVSLADGNGFAVCSAIKANTCIPVIFLTASGDEFSTVTGFDLGADDYIAKPFRPRELVSRIKNVLRLTGSTGTVTQLGDVLVDTVKGTASKNGKDLFLSALEYRLLLVFINNRGTVMTRTKLLESIWDIAGEFVNDNTLTVYIKRLREKIEDDPANPTIIKTVRGLGYRVDI, encoded by the coding sequence TTGAACAGAATATTACTCGTTGAAGATGATAAAGAAATAATCGCCAATCTTACAGAGTTTCTCAAAGGAGAGGGCTTCAGCGTCAAAAACGCCGGCGGACAGACAAAAGCGCTCGAAATGGTGGAAAATGAGAGCTTTGACCTTGTGCTTCTCGATGTTTCTCTTGCAGACGGCAACGGCTTTGCGGTATGCTCGGCAATAAAAGCCAATACCTGTATCCCTGTTATTTTTCTGACTGCCTCAGGTGACGAATTCAGCACAGTAACAGGCTTTGATCTTGGAGCAGATGACTATATAGCCAAGCCATTCCGTCCCCGTGAGCTTGTATCACGAATAAAAAACGTCCTCAGACTTACAGGCAGTACAGGCACTGTAACTCAGCTGGGAGATGTACTTGTTGACACTGTAAAGGGAACTGCAAGCAAAAACGGAAAAGATTTGTTTTTGTCTGCCCTTGAGTACAGATTGCTGCTTGTTTTTATCAATAACAGGGGAACTGTTATGACAAGGACAAAGCTCCTTGAGTCGATATGGGATATAGCAGGAGAATTTGTCAACGATAACACTCTTACAGTCTATATAAAGCGTCTTCGTGAGAAAATAGAGGACGATCCTGCAAATCCGACCATAATAAAGACAGTAAGAGGTCTTGGGTACAGGGTGGACATATGA
- a CDS encoding DMT family transporter, translating into MKERSIFTKKAVVLPLTLLCCLLWGSAFPCIKLGYGFSAITAEDTCSQMLYAGLRFTFAGILALLIGSLIARKTLIPHADEVTKVMKLSLFQTILQYTFFYIGLARSTGMKSSVITASNVFLSILVAALIFRTENLTFRKIAGCIVGFSGVVLINISGMNGGFRLTGEGFVFLSALSYAFSAALIKRYSAKHDPVMLSGWQFVFGGAVMTAVGFIFGGRITVINTKGVLMLLYLAFVSAVAFSIWGTLLKHNPVSTISVFGFMNPVFGVILSFLLLSERSPSGPLMVCASLLLVAAGIVIVNISVHKKAT; encoded by the coding sequence ATGAAAGAAAGGTCAATATTTACAAAAAAAGCAGTAGTCCTGCCGCTGACCCTGCTGTGCTGTCTGCTGTGGGGAAGCGCTTTCCCATGTATAAAGCTTGGATACGGATTTTCAGCCATCACAGCAGAGGATACCTGCTCCCAGATGCTTTATGCAGGTCTTAGATTTACTTTTGCAGGTATACTGGCGCTGTTGATCGGAAGTCTAATTGCACGAAAAACGCTTATACCTCATGCAGATGAAGTGACCAAGGTCATGAAACTTTCACTATTTCAGACTATACTCCAGTACACATTTTTCTACATCGGACTTGCACGGAGCACAGGCATGAAGAGCTCTGTCATAACAGCCTCCAATGTATTTCTTTCAATACTTGTGGCAGCATTGATATTCAGAACGGAAAATCTTACATTCCGTAAGATAGCAGGCTGTATTGTGGGCTTTTCGGGAGTTGTCCTCATAAACATCAGTGGCATGAACGGGGGATTCAGACTGACAGGGGAGGGCTTTGTTTTTCTTTCAGCTCTGTCCTATGCTTTTTCGGCAGCTCTTATAAAAAGATATTCGGCAAAGCATGACCCTGTCATGCTAAGCGGCTGGCAGTTCGTATTCGGCGGCGCAGTAATGACAGCTGTCGGCTTTATATTCGGCGGCAGGATAACAGTCATAAATACCAAGGGAGTTCTCATGCTTCTGTATCTTGCATTTGTTTCCGCAGTGGCTTTTTCCATATGGGGAACTCTTCTGAAACACAATCCTGTCTCGACCATATCGGTTTTTGGCTTTATGAACCCTGTTTTCGGAGTTATACTTTCATTTTTGCTGCTTTCGGAAAGAAGTCCTTCAGGGCCGCTTATGGTATGTGCTTCATTGTTACTTGTTGCTGCGGGAATAGTCATCGTAAATATATCTGTTCACAAAAAAGCAACTTGA